In the Thermodesulfobacteriota bacterium genome, GCTGCTCGGGGGTGCACACCCGCCGGTGGGCGAGGGCCGCCTTCGTCGCGGCAAGCCGCCTGGGGGACGGTCCCCTGTGGTACGCCGTGGGGCTCGCATGCCTCGTGTTTGGCGACTCCGCCCTGCGCCTGGCCGCCCTCGCCGCGGGGCTGGCGGTGGGGCTCTCGGCAGCCCTCTTCGTCACCGTGAAGCGGCGAGTGGCCCGCCCCCGTCCCTGCGAAGCCTGGGCCGACGTGCCGTGCCTGCTGGCGCCACCGGACCGCTTCTCCTTCCCCTCGGGCCACACCATGACGGCCTTCTCGGTGCTCGGGGCCTTCGCCGTCCTGGCCCCCGGGTCCGAGGTCCTGTTCCTGCCCCTGGCCCTCTGGATCGGGGCCTCCCGGGTCTTCCTCGGGGTCCACTACCCCACCGACGTCCTCGCGGGGGCGGCGCTGGGCAGCGCCATCGGGGCCGGGAGCGGGGCGCTGGCGGGTGCCCTGGCCCGGGTGCTGGGCGGGTGACCGCTCCCCT is a window encoding:
- a CDS encoding phosphatase PAP2 family protein, whose protein sequence is MSLAAWNTPLRAFALHLGEAVTPWEARVVRRCSGVHTRRWARAAFVAASRLGDGPLWYAVGLACLVFGDSALRLAALAAGLAVGLSAALFVTVKRRVARPRPCEAWADVPCLLAPPDRFSFPSGHTMTAFSVLGAFAVLAPGSEVLFLPLALWIGASRVFLGVHYPTDVLAGAALGSAIGAGSGALAGALARVLGG